Proteins from one Plodia interpunctella isolate USDA-ARS_2022_Savannah chromosome 7, ilPloInte3.2, whole genome shotgun sequence genomic window:
- the LOC128671154 gene encoding uncharacterized protein LOC128671154: MDCITSTEDLGVEMVKTSQENILLGIIKELCCENGKLSDNLKGKVNRIIADCDLTHYSSLHKLSTADESTGMLLGFMHQTSAELTFEEQAELNQAIIQKIQHKIPALTSELERLKQTSTLNKKSHKDQIKELQNNLDDKLGTLQDQEAEKVELMMEWLTHRLQEVNKFSDNSTELLTLKTKILDMKSKILHLQILQNVFTETNQSIKAYSEIHKDIKDSIKETEQRIKSFHDIIASDK; this comes from the exons ATGGATTGTATCACGAGTACGGAGGATTTGGGCGTAGAAATGGTGAAAACATCTCAGGAGAACATTCTTTTGGGAATTATCAAGGAACTGTGTTGCGAAAACGGCAAGCTCTCAGATAATTTGAAAGGAAAAGTAAACAGAATCATAGCAGACTGTGATCTTACACATTACTCCAGTTTACACAAGTTGAGTACAGCTGACGAAAGTACTGGGATGTTACTTG GATTCATGCACCAAACCTCTGCAGAGCTTACTTTTGAAGAACAGGCCGAATTAAATCAAGCAATCATCCaaaaaatacaacacaaaataCCCGCATTGACCTCTGAATTAGAGCGTCTAAAGCAGACCTCCACTTTGAATAAGAAATCTCATAAAGACCAAATTAAAGAATTGCAGAACAACCTGGATGATAAGCTAGGTACTTTGCAGGACCAAGAGGCTGAGAAGGTGGAGCTGATGATGGAATGGCTCACTCATAGGCTTCAGGAGGTCAACAAGTTTAGTGACAATTCTACTGAGTTGCTCACATTAAAAACTAAGATTTTGGACATGAAATCAAA AATCCTGCATCTCCAAATCCTGCAGAATGTCTTCACAGAGACCAACCAGTCCATCAAGGCATACAGTGAGATCCACAAAGATATAAAAGACAGCATTAAGGAAACTGAACAGAGAATCAAAAGTTTCCATGATATAATTGCTAGTGATAAGTAG
- the ash2 gene encoding set1/Ash2 histone methyltransferase complex subunit ASH2 isoform X1 yields the protein MQESQKSAENAEKTKQKASSESQGNCYCGKDRNLNIAELLCASCNRWFHESCIGYQLGKLVPFMTNYLFICKNCSPTGLETFKKNQAPFPQMCLTAIANLRQESAKEGRNRMIFSKDREIIPYIDQYWEAMTTMPRRVTQSWYATVQRALVKDIQVLFTYEDDAADGPMFGLYNTELTSIKPNYEAMIKQGQLKVTDMGIATIPLAGNVKGRQGKRRPAVGGAADTGAPLGKKGRGNELGALKLPSHGYPTEHPFNKDGYRYILAEPDPHAPFRQEFDESNEWSGKPIPGWLYRSLCPGGVLLALHDRAPQLKIAEDRLAVTGDKGYCMVRATHGVSRGAWYWEASVEEVPEGAAARLGWGRRYTNLQAPLGYDKFGYSYRSRKGTRFHESRGKHYSSGYGEGDTIGFLIVLPDSASTKFTPNTYKDRPLVKFKSHLYYEDKDNIQESLSNLKPLPGSKIYFFKNGECQGEAFTDIYQGCYYPSVSLHKNITISVNFGPNFKYAPSTEFKYRPMSEKAEEAICEQTMADLLYLTENEGKLRLDNFNL from the exons ATGCAGGAATCTCAAAAATCGGCAGAAAATGCcgaaaaaactaaacaaaaagcTTCATCAGAATCTCAGGGAAATTGTTACTG cgGCAAAGATCGAAATCTTAATATAGCAGAGTTGTTATGTGCTTCTTGCAACAGATGGTTCCACGAATCTTGTATTGGATACCAGTTGGGCAAGCTAGTGCCGTTCATGACTAACTACCTGTTTATTTGCAAGAATTGTTCTCCGACTGGTTTGGAGACCTTCAAGAAGAACCAAGCTC CATTTCCGCAAATGTGCCTCACAGCCATTGCTAACCTGCGGCAGGAGAGTGCCAAAGAAGGCCGGAATCGGATGATATTCAGTAAGGATCGGGAGATTATTCCATACATTGACCAGTATTGGGAGGCTATGACCACCATGCCAAGAAG AGTGACCCAGTCGTGGTACGCGACGGTCCAGCGCGCTCTAGTGAAGGACATACAAGTTCTGTTCACGTACGAGGACGACGCCGCAGACGGCCCCATGTTCGGGCTGTACAACACTGAGCTCACCTCGATAAAGCCCAACTACGAAGCCATGATCAAGCAAGGCCAGTTGAAGGTCACTGACATGGGAATTGCTACAA TACCTCTAGCAGGCAACGTAAAGGGCCGGCAAGGGAAACGCCGGCCCGCCGTGGGAGGCGCGGCGGACACGGGTGCTCCGCTTGGCAAGAAAGGCAGGGGGAACGAACTCGGAGCCCTGAAGCTGCCCTCACATGGTTACCCTACAGAACACCCGTTCAATAAGGACGGGTATCGGTATATTTTGGCTGAGCCGGATCCCCATGCACCCTTTAGACAG GAATTTGACGAGAGCAACGAATGGAGCGGCAAACCAATCCCGGGTTGGTTGTACCGTTCTCTGTGTCCCGGCGGCGTGTTGTTGGCACTCCACGATCGCGCGCCGCAGCTGAAGATAGCCGAGGATCGTTTAGCTGTCACTGGGGACAAGGGTTACTGCATGGTGCGAGCCACGCATG GCGTATCTCGGGGAGCGTGGTACTGGGAGGCGAGCGTGGAGGAGGTGCCGGAGGGCGCGGCGGCGCGACTGGGCTGGGGCCGCCGCTACACCAACCTGCAGGCGCCGCTCGGCTACGACAAGTTCGGCTACTCGTACCGCAGCCGCAAGGGCACTAG GTTTCACGAGTCACGCGGCAAGCACTACAGCTCTGGGTACGGCGAGGGCGACACTATCGGCTTCCTCATCGTGTTGCCCGACAGCGCCTCCACTAAGTTCACGCCCAACACTTACAAGGATCGA CCTCTAGTCAAATTCAAGAGTCACTTGTACTACGAAGACAAGGACAACATCCAAGAATCTCTGAGCAATCTCAAACCGCTGCCGGGCAGCAAGATATACTTCTTCAAGAACGGAGAGTGCCAGGGCGAGGCCTTCACGGACATATACCAGGGATGTTACTACCCGTCCGTGTCGCTACATAAGAATATCACTATCAGTGTCAACTTTGGACCCAACTTTAAGTATGCCCCATCTACGGAGTTCAAGTATAGACCG ATGTCAGAAAAGGCAGAAGAAGCGATATGTGAGCAGACCATGGCAGATCTGCTGTACCTCACAGAGAACGAGGGCAAGCTGCGATTGGACAACTTCAACCTCTGA
- the ash2 gene encoding set1/Ash2 histone methyltransferase complex subunit ASH2 isoform X3 — protein sequence MAVPLAGNVKGRQGKRRPAVGGAADTGAPLGKKGRGNELGALKLPSHGYPTEHPFNKDGYRYILAEPDPHAPFRQEFDESNEWSGKPIPGWLYRSLCPGGVLLALHDRAPQLKIAEDRLAVTGDKGYCMVRATHGVSRGAWYWEASVEEVPEGAAARLGWGRRYTNLQAPLGYDKFGYSYRSRKGTRFHESRGKHYSSGYGEGDTIGFLIVLPDSASTKFTPNTYKDRPLVKFKSHLYYEDKDNIQESLSNLKPLPGSKIYFFKNGECQGEAFTDIYQGCYYPSVSLHKNITISVNFGPNFKYAPSTEFKYRPMSEKAEEAICEQTMADLLYLTENEGKLRLDNFNL from the exons ATGGCTG TACCTCTAGCAGGCAACGTAAAGGGCCGGCAAGGGAAACGCCGGCCCGCCGTGGGAGGCGCGGCGGACACGGGTGCTCCGCTTGGCAAGAAAGGCAGGGGGAACGAACTCGGAGCCCTGAAGCTGCCCTCACATGGTTACCCTACAGAACACCCGTTCAATAAGGACGGGTATCGGTATATTTTGGCTGAGCCGGATCCCCATGCACCCTTTAGACAG GAATTTGACGAGAGCAACGAATGGAGCGGCAAACCAATCCCGGGTTGGTTGTACCGTTCTCTGTGTCCCGGCGGCGTGTTGTTGGCACTCCACGATCGCGCGCCGCAGCTGAAGATAGCCGAGGATCGTTTAGCTGTCACTGGGGACAAGGGTTACTGCATGGTGCGAGCCACGCATG GCGTATCTCGGGGAGCGTGGTACTGGGAGGCGAGCGTGGAGGAGGTGCCGGAGGGCGCGGCGGCGCGACTGGGCTGGGGCCGCCGCTACACCAACCTGCAGGCGCCGCTCGGCTACGACAAGTTCGGCTACTCGTACCGCAGCCGCAAGGGCACTAG GTTTCACGAGTCACGCGGCAAGCACTACAGCTCTGGGTACGGCGAGGGCGACACTATCGGCTTCCTCATCGTGTTGCCCGACAGCGCCTCCACTAAGTTCACGCCCAACACTTACAAGGATCGA CCTCTAGTCAAATTCAAGAGTCACTTGTACTACGAAGACAAGGACAACATCCAAGAATCTCTGAGCAATCTCAAACCGCTGCCGGGCAGCAAGATATACTTCTTCAAGAACGGAGAGTGCCAGGGCGAGGCCTTCACGGACATATACCAGGGATGTTACTACCCGTCCGTGTCGCTACATAAGAATATCACTATCAGTGTCAACTTTGGACCCAACTTTAAGTATGCCCCATCTACGGAGTTCAAGTATAGACCG ATGTCAGAAAAGGCAGAAGAAGCGATATGTGAGCAGACCATGGCAGATCTGCTGTACCTCACAGAGAACGAGGGCAAGCTGCGATTGGACAACTTCAACCTCTGA
- the ash2 gene encoding set1/Ash2 histone methyltransferase complex subunit ASH2 isoform X2, whose amino-acid sequence MDIPLAGNVKGRQGKRRPAVGGAADTGAPLGKKGRGNELGALKLPSHGYPTEHPFNKDGYRYILAEPDPHAPFRQEFDESNEWSGKPIPGWLYRSLCPGGVLLALHDRAPQLKIAEDRLAVTGDKGYCMVRATHGVSRGAWYWEASVEEVPEGAAARLGWGRRYTNLQAPLGYDKFGYSYRSRKGTRFHESRGKHYSSGYGEGDTIGFLIVLPDSASTKFTPNTYKDRPLVKFKSHLYYEDKDNIQESLSNLKPLPGSKIYFFKNGECQGEAFTDIYQGCYYPSVSLHKNITISVNFGPNFKYAPSTEFKYRPMSEKAEEAICEQTMADLLYLTENEGKLRLDNFNL is encoded by the exons ATGGATa TACCTCTAGCAGGCAACGTAAAGGGCCGGCAAGGGAAACGCCGGCCCGCCGTGGGAGGCGCGGCGGACACGGGTGCTCCGCTTGGCAAGAAAGGCAGGGGGAACGAACTCGGAGCCCTGAAGCTGCCCTCACATGGTTACCCTACAGAACACCCGTTCAATAAGGACGGGTATCGGTATATTTTGGCTGAGCCGGATCCCCATGCACCCTTTAGACAG GAATTTGACGAGAGCAACGAATGGAGCGGCAAACCAATCCCGGGTTGGTTGTACCGTTCTCTGTGTCCCGGCGGCGTGTTGTTGGCACTCCACGATCGCGCGCCGCAGCTGAAGATAGCCGAGGATCGTTTAGCTGTCACTGGGGACAAGGGTTACTGCATGGTGCGAGCCACGCATG GCGTATCTCGGGGAGCGTGGTACTGGGAGGCGAGCGTGGAGGAGGTGCCGGAGGGCGCGGCGGCGCGACTGGGCTGGGGCCGCCGCTACACCAACCTGCAGGCGCCGCTCGGCTACGACAAGTTCGGCTACTCGTACCGCAGCCGCAAGGGCACTAG GTTTCACGAGTCACGCGGCAAGCACTACAGCTCTGGGTACGGCGAGGGCGACACTATCGGCTTCCTCATCGTGTTGCCCGACAGCGCCTCCACTAAGTTCACGCCCAACACTTACAAGGATCGA CCTCTAGTCAAATTCAAGAGTCACTTGTACTACGAAGACAAGGACAACATCCAAGAATCTCTGAGCAATCTCAAACCGCTGCCGGGCAGCAAGATATACTTCTTCAAGAACGGAGAGTGCCAGGGCGAGGCCTTCACGGACATATACCAGGGATGTTACTACCCGTCCGTGTCGCTACATAAGAATATCACTATCAGTGTCAACTTTGGACCCAACTTTAAGTATGCCCCATCTACGGAGTTCAAGTATAGACCG ATGTCAGAAAAGGCAGAAGAAGCGATATGTGAGCAGACCATGGCAGATCTGCTGTACCTCACAGAGAACGAGGGCAAGCTGCGATTGGACAACTTCAACCTCTGA
- the LOC128671155 gene encoding bolA-like protein DDB_G0274169 isoform X2 gives MSAATGGPVEGTIRNKLQSNLAASYVDVINESYMHNVPKGAETHFKVVVVSDKFDGLPIIKRHRLVNDTLKEELQNGVHALSIVAKTPQQWEISDKVVESSPNCRGGFGK, from the exons ATGAGTGCTGCCACAGGTGGACCTGTGGAAGGCACTATTAGAAATAAACTACAGTCTAATTTAGCCGCCAGTTATGTCGATGTGATAAATGAATCATACATGCACAATGTGCCGAAAGGAGCTGAAACGCATTTTAAAGTTGTCGTGGTGTCCGATAAGTTTGACGGGTTACCCATTATCAAG AGGCATCGCCTAGTAAATGACACACTGAAAGAAGAGCTTCAAAACGGGGTCCATGCTCTCTCAATAGTGGCCAAAACACCCCAGCAATGGGAAATCAGTGATAAGGTTGTGGAGAGCAGCCCTAACTGCAGAGGTGGTTTTGGTAAATGA
- the LOC128671155 gene encoding bolA-like protein DDB_G0274169 isoform X1 has translation MITKIVRVSISMSKILRTGYSSIRRMSAATGGPVEGTIRNKLQSNLAASYVDVINESYMHNVPKGAETHFKVVVVSDKFDGLPIIKRHRLVNDTLKEELQNGVHALSIVAKTPQQWEISDKVVESSPNCRGGFGK, from the exons atgaTCACAAAAATAGTCCGCGTGAGCATTTCTATGAGTAAAATATTGCGTACAG GATATTCATCAATAAGAAGAATGAGTGCTGCCACAGGTGGACCTGTGGAAGGCACTATTAGAAATAAACTACAGTCTAATTTAGCCGCCAGTTATGTCGATGTGATAAATGAATCATACATGCACAATGTGCCGAAAGGAGCTGAAACGCATTTTAAAGTTGTCGTGGTGTCCGATAAGTTTGACGGGTTACCCATTATCAAG AGGCATCGCCTAGTAAATGACACACTGAAAGAAGAGCTTCAAAACGGGGTCCATGCTCTCTCAATAGTGGCCAAAACACCCCAGCAATGGGAAATCAGTGATAAGGTTGTGGAGAGCAGCCCTAACTGCAGAGGTGGTTTTGGTAAATGA